One Salmo salar chromosome ssa01, Ssal_v3.1, whole genome shotgun sequence DNA window includes the following coding sequences:
- the zgc:154055 gene encoding myotubularin-related protein 9 isoform X2: MEFSEHIKTANVEDVVLRRPFHPPTQGTLCVTGHHLLFSNRDGDSSRLVLLLLRNIDAIEKSVENLLGYSSLFSSTGQSQRFDISVTPCVPSGSSGTITLKCKDLCVLQLDIPGMEECLNIARSIEHLSSLDIVSDMYPFFYRPLTLSLQDQWGLSSPEQNYAQMEELDRWRLSHVNKDYSVCPSYPPAVIVPHSIDDETLVKVAKFRQGGRFPVLCYYHRKNGMVIMRSSQPLTGANRKRCREDELLLQAVIDGSGLGYIIDTRSNQQAQQARMTGGGFESKSSYSCWKRLHRQLERGKVLQESLIKLVEACGDHSHSVDRWLSKLENSKWLSHVHTALATAGLLAECVERDGHSVLVHGSEGTDTTLLVSSLAQLILDPNTRTLAGFLGLLEREWLLAGHPFQQRCAHSAYSHARLRLEAPVFVLLLDCVWQLARQFPLAMGFSEPLLLRLAMEVYASDYGTFLCNSDQERCAAGVKERTHCLFQFLLKPSERERYSNPLYEPTELAIWPSVQPQSLQLWRGLFLRWTQHAVHLEKAQEELRNLVIECRGAS, encoded by the exons ATGGAGTTTTCAGAGCACATAAAGACCGCGAACGTTGAAGATGTCGTTCTGAGACGGCCGTTTCATCCACCGACGCAAGGAACGTTATGCGTAACTGGCCACCACCTGCTCTTCTCTAACAGAGATGGAGACAGCTCGCGGCTGGTCTTGTTACTTCTCAGAAACATCGATGCCATAGAGAAAAG TGTGGAAAACCTGTTGGGCTATTCCAGCCTCTTCTCTAGTACAGGCCAGAGTCAAAGGTTTGACATAAGTGTGACACCTtgcgt GCCTTCCGGGTCCTCTGGAACAATCACCCTCAAGTGTAAGGACCTGTGTGTTCTGCAGCTGGACATTCCAGGCATGGAGGAGTGCCTGAACATTGCCCGTTCCATTGAG catcTCTCTTCTCTGGACATTGTGTCCGATATGTATCCATTCTTCTACAGACCGCTTACACTCAGTCTGCAGGACCAGTGGGGCCTCTCATCGCCTGAACAGAACTACGCTCAAATGGAGGAGCTA GACAGGTGGAGACTGAGTCATGTGAACAAGGACTACTCTGTGTGTCCCTCCTACCCCCCTGCTGTTATTGTCCCTCACTCCATAGACGATGAGACATTGGTGAAGGTGGCCAAGTTCAGACAAGGGGGCCGCTTCCCTGTCCTCTGTTATTACCACAGGAAAAATGGCATG GTCATCATGCGCAGCAGCCAACCCCTGACAGGAGCCAATAGGAAGCGCTGCAGAGAGGATGAGCTCCTCCTCCAGGCAGTGATTGATGGCTCTGGGCTGGGTTACATCATTGACACCCGCTCCAACCAACAGGCTCAGCAGGCCAGGATGACAGGGGGCGGGTTTGAATCTAAATCTAGCTACAGTTGCTGGAAGAGACTGCACCGTCAACTGGaaag gggGAAGGTGCTCCAGGAAAGTCTGATAAAATTGGTGGAGGCTTGTGGGGATCACTCCCACAGTGTGGATCGCTGGCTAAGCAAGCTGGAGAACTCCAAATGGCTCTCTCACGTCCACACTGCCCTGGCCACAGCAGGCCTACTGGCAGAGTGTGTGGAGAG GGATGGCCACTCTGTTCTAGTCCATGGCTCAGAGGGCACAGACACCACCCTTCTGGTGAGCTCTTTGGCCCAGCTCATCCTGGACCCCAACACACGCACACTGGCCGGCTTCCTGGGCCTCCTAGAGAGGGAGTGGCTACTG GCAGGTCACCCGTTCCAGCAGCGCTGTGCCCACTCAGCCTACTCCCACGCCCGTCTGAGGCTGGAGGCTCCAGTGTTCGTGCTGCTGCTGGACTGTGTGTGGCAGCTGGCCCGACAGTTCCCTCTGGCCATGGGCTTCTCTGAGCCTCTGCTGCTGCGGCTGGCCATGGAGGTCTACGCCTCAGACTATGGCACATTCCTCTGCAACAGTGACCAGGAGAG GTGTGCTGCAGGGGTGAAGGAGAGAACCCACTGTCTGTTCCAGTTCCTCCTGAAGCCCAGTGAGAGGGAGCGTTACTCTAACCCCCTGTATGAGCCCACTGAGCTGGCCATCTGGCCCTCTGTTCAGCCACAGTCCCTGCAGCTCTGGAGAG GTCTGTTCCTGCGTTGGACCCAACATGCTGTGCACCTAGAGAAGGCTCAGGAGGAGTTGCGGAACCTTGTCATTGAGTGCCGTGGGGCAAGTTGA
- the LOC106579076 gene encoding protein FAM167A, translating to MDFKELGGEDNLDEDTEGEAEDLNNVKALTEKLKLQTRRPSYFEWQERLQSQPWKENPNGSKNGQETAEKYVLLPEITRDENSDLTIRNICGFDSINDALEFLRKELVEMRFQDNRLARQLIRLRVEIHRLKVEQVCHRHKEMLDDATYELKECGEESDLLCDIPMKAAFALSTPLKHLGLTKMNINFRRFSLC from the exons ATGGATTTTAAAGAGCTGGGAGGTGAGGATAACCTCGACGAAGATACCGAGGGAGAAGCTGAGGATTTGAACAATGTGAAAGCACTTACCGAAAAACTAAAGTTACAAACCCGCAGACCATCATACTTTGAATGGCAGGAGCGCTTGCAGAGCCAACCATGGAAGGAGAAcccaaatggttcaaaaaatggcCAAGAGACTGCAGAGAAATATGTGCTCTTGCCTGAAATTACGCGGGATGAGAACTCAGATCTAACCATCCGCAACATCTGTGGCTTCGATAGCATTAATGACGCGTTGGAATTTCTTAGGAAAGAGTTG GTGGAGATGCGGTTCCAGGACAACCGTCTGGCTCGGCAGCTGATCCGCCTGCGTGTGGAGATCCACCGGCTGAAGGTGGAGCAGGTGTGTCACCGCCACAAGGAGATGCTGGACGACGCCACCTACGAGCTGAAGGAGTGTGGCGAGGAGTCTGACCTGCTCTGTGACATCCCCATGAAGGCTGCCTTcgccctctccacccccctcaaACACCTTGGCCTCACCAAGATGAACATTAACTTCCGACGCTTCTCCCTCTGTTAA
- the LOC106579056 gene encoding L-threonine 3-dehydrogenase, mitochondrial — MLSGMRVCVPSAVALFGSLCHGCRSWARSLSFRSFSWSPRKISRWNSQDSIDLPPAENPRILITGGLGQLGVGLAEILRKQYGTENVILSDIKKPPPEVCRSGPFVYADVLDYKNLRELVVNNRITWLVHYSALLSVVGEANVALARKINITGLHNVLDLALESCLRLFVPSTIGAFGPSSPRDPAPDLCVQRPRTIYGVSKVHGELMGEYLHHKYGLDFRCLRYPGVISANTQPGGGTTDYAVQIFHDALSTGHHECYLRADTRLPMMHVGDCHRATVEFMQAPECQLSLRTYNIDAMSFTPEEVATEIRKHLPHLKVTYNPDSVRQTIADSWPVRFDDSNARRDWGWKSTYGLEELVSDMLSSIRDKRTNAGLPVS; from the exons ATGCTATCGGGTATGCGGGTCTGTGTGCCCTCCGCTGTAGCGCTATTCGGCTCGTTGTGCCATGGCTGTCGCAGCTGGGCGCGTAGTTTGTCATTCCGGAGTTTTAGTTGGTCGCCCCGAAAGATCAGCCGGTGGAACAGTCAAGATTCCATTGACCTACCTCCTGCGGAGAACCCACGAATTCTCATCACAG GTGGCCTTGGACAGTTAGGTGTGGGGCTTGCAGAAATCCTGAG GAAACAGTACGGAACAGAAAACGTTATCCTATCGGATATCAAGAAGCCTCCACCAGAAGTGTGCAGAAGTG gcCCATTTGTGTATGCTGATGTGTTGGACTATAAGAACCTCAGAGAGTTGGTGGTGAATAACCGCATCACCTGGCTGGTGCATTACAGCGCTCTACTCAGTGTTGTGGGAGAGGCCAATGTGGCCCTAGCACGCAAGATCAATATCACAG GGCTTCATAATGTGCTGGACCTGGCTCTGGAGAGCTGTTTACGTCTCTTTGTCCCCAGCACCATCGGAGCCTTTGGCCCTTCTTCTCCCCGTGACCCTGCACCTGACCTGTGTGTCCAGAGGCCTCGCACCATTTATGGGGTGTCCAAAGTGCATGGCGAACTGATGGGGGAG tatcTTCATCACAAGTATGGACTGGACTTCCGCTGCCTACGCTATCCTGGCGTCATCTCAGCTAACACCCAGCCTGGGGGAGGAACAACAG ACTATGCTGTCCAGATTTTTCATGATGCCCTCAGCACGGGTCACCACGAGTGCTATTTACGCGCTGACACACGTCTGCCGATGATGCATGTTGGTGACTGCCACCGTGCGACTGTGGAGTTCATGCAGGCCCCGGAATGCCAGCTGTCGCTGCGCACATACAACATCGATGCCATGAGCTTCACCCCTGAGGAAGTGGCCACGGAAATCCGCAAGCACCTGCCCCACCTTAAGGTCACCTATAACCCTGACTCTGTCCGCCAGACAATTG CGGACAGCTGGCCGGTGAGGTTTGATGACTCCAACGCGCGGAGAGATTGGGGCTGGAAGTCGACATATGGGCTTGAGGAGCTCGTCTCAGACATGCTGAGCTCCATCCGTGACAAGAGGACCAACGCCGGACTGCCAGTCAGCTAG
- the zgc:154055 gene encoding myotubularin-related protein 9 isoform X5 produces MEFSEHIKTANVEDVVLRRPFHPPTQGTLCVTGHHLLFSNRDGDSSRLVLLLLRNIDAIEKRPSGSSGTITLKCKDLCVLQLDIPGMEECLNIARSIEHLSSLDIVSDMYPFFYRPLTLSLQDQWGLSSPEQNYAQMEELDRWRLSHVNKDYSVCPSYPPAVIVPHSIDDETLVKVAKFRQGGRFPVLCYYHRKNGMVIMRSSQPLTGANRKRCREDELLLQAVIDGSGLGYIIDTRSNQQAQQARMTGGGFESKSSYSCWKRLHRQLERGKVLQESLIKLVEACGDHSHSVDRWLSKLENSKWLSHVHTALATAGLLAECVERDGHSVLVHGSEGTDTTLLVSSLAQLILDPNTRTLAGFLGLLEREWLLAGHPFQQRCAHSAYSHARLRLEAPVFVLLLDCVWQLARQFPLAMGFSEPLLLRLAMEVYASDYGTFLCNSDQERCAAGVKERTHCLFQFLLKPSERERYSNPLYEPTELAIWPSVQPQSLQLWRGLFLRWTQHAVHLEKAQEELRNLVIECRGAS; encoded by the exons ATGGAGTTTTCAGAGCACATAAAGACCGCGAACGTTGAAGATGTCGTTCTGAGACGGCCGTTTCATCCACCGACGCAAGGAACGTTATGCGTAACTGGCCACCACCTGCTCTTCTCTAACAGAGATGGAGACAGCTCGCGGCTGGTCTTGTTACTTCTCAGAAACATCGATGCCATAGAGAAAAG GCCTTCCGGGTCCTCTGGAACAATCACCCTCAAGTGTAAGGACCTGTGTGTTCTGCAGCTGGACATTCCAGGCATGGAGGAGTGCCTGAACATTGCCCGTTCCATTGAG catcTCTCTTCTCTGGACATTGTGTCCGATATGTATCCATTCTTCTACAGACCGCTTACACTCAGTCTGCAGGACCAGTGGGGCCTCTCATCGCCTGAACAGAACTACGCTCAAATGGAGGAGCTA GACAGGTGGAGACTGAGTCATGTGAACAAGGACTACTCTGTGTGTCCCTCCTACCCCCCTGCTGTTATTGTCCCTCACTCCATAGACGATGAGACATTGGTGAAGGTGGCCAAGTTCAGACAAGGGGGCCGCTTCCCTGTCCTCTGTTATTACCACAGGAAAAATGGCATG GTCATCATGCGCAGCAGCCAACCCCTGACAGGAGCCAATAGGAAGCGCTGCAGAGAGGATGAGCTCCTCCTCCAGGCAGTGATTGATGGCTCTGGGCTGGGTTACATCATTGACACCCGCTCCAACCAACAGGCTCAGCAGGCCAGGATGACAGGGGGCGGGTTTGAATCTAAATCTAGCTACAGTTGCTGGAAGAGACTGCACCGTCAACTGGaaag gggGAAGGTGCTCCAGGAAAGTCTGATAAAATTGGTGGAGGCTTGTGGGGATCACTCCCACAGTGTGGATCGCTGGCTAAGCAAGCTGGAGAACTCCAAATGGCTCTCTCACGTCCACACTGCCCTGGCCACAGCAGGCCTACTGGCAGAGTGTGTGGAGAG GGATGGCCACTCTGTTCTAGTCCATGGCTCAGAGGGCACAGACACCACCCTTCTGGTGAGCTCTTTGGCCCAGCTCATCCTGGACCCCAACACACGCACACTGGCCGGCTTCCTGGGCCTCCTAGAGAGGGAGTGGCTACTG GCAGGTCACCCGTTCCAGCAGCGCTGTGCCCACTCAGCCTACTCCCACGCCCGTCTGAGGCTGGAGGCTCCAGTGTTCGTGCTGCTGCTGGACTGTGTGTGGCAGCTGGCCCGACAGTTCCCTCTGGCCATGGGCTTCTCTGAGCCTCTGCTGCTGCGGCTGGCCATGGAGGTCTACGCCTCAGACTATGGCACATTCCTCTGCAACAGTGACCAGGAGAG GTGTGCTGCAGGGGTGAAGGAGAGAACCCACTGTCTGTTCCAGTTCCTCCTGAAGCCCAGTGAGAGGGAGCGTTACTCTAACCCCCTGTATGAGCCCACTGAGCTGGCCATCTGGCCCTCTGTTCAGCCACAGTCCCTGCAGCTCTGGAGAG GTCTGTTCCTGCGTTGGACCCAACATGCTGTGCACCTAGAGAAGGCTCAGGAGGAGTTGCGGAACCTTGTCATTGAGTGCCGTGGGGCAAGTTGA
- the zgc:154055 gene encoding myotubularin-related protein 9 isoform X1, protein MEFSEHIKTANVEDVVLRRPFHPPTQGTLCVTGHHLLFSNRDGDSSRLVLLLLRNIDAIEKSVENLLGYSSLFSSTGQSQRFDISVTPCVPSGSSGTITLKCKDLCVLQLDIPGMEECLNIARSIEHLSSLDIVSDMYPFFYRPLTLSLQDQWGLSSPEQNYAQMEELQDRWRLSHVNKDYSVCPSYPPAVIVPHSIDDETLVKVAKFRQGGRFPVLCYYHRKNGMVIMRSSQPLTGANRKRCREDELLLQAVIDGSGLGYIIDTRSNQQAQQARMTGGGFESKSSYSCWKRLHRQLERGKVLQESLIKLVEACGDHSHSVDRWLSKLENSKWLSHVHTALATAGLLAECVERDGHSVLVHGSEGTDTTLLVSSLAQLILDPNTRTLAGFLGLLEREWLLAGHPFQQRCAHSAYSHARLRLEAPVFVLLLDCVWQLARQFPLAMGFSEPLLLRLAMEVYASDYGTFLCNSDQERCAAGVKERTHCLFQFLLKPSERERYSNPLYEPTELAIWPSVQPQSLQLWRGLFLRWTQHAVHLEKAQEELRNLVIECRGAS, encoded by the exons ATGGAGTTTTCAGAGCACATAAAGACCGCGAACGTTGAAGATGTCGTTCTGAGACGGCCGTTTCATCCACCGACGCAAGGAACGTTATGCGTAACTGGCCACCACCTGCTCTTCTCTAACAGAGATGGAGACAGCTCGCGGCTGGTCTTGTTACTTCTCAGAAACATCGATGCCATAGAGAAAAG TGTGGAAAACCTGTTGGGCTATTCCAGCCTCTTCTCTAGTACAGGCCAGAGTCAAAGGTTTGACATAAGTGTGACACCTtgcgt GCCTTCCGGGTCCTCTGGAACAATCACCCTCAAGTGTAAGGACCTGTGTGTTCTGCAGCTGGACATTCCAGGCATGGAGGAGTGCCTGAACATTGCCCGTTCCATTGAG catcTCTCTTCTCTGGACATTGTGTCCGATATGTATCCATTCTTCTACAGACCGCTTACACTCAGTCTGCAGGACCAGTGGGGCCTCTCATCGCCTGAACAGAACTACGCTCAAATGGAGGAGCTA CAGGACAGGTGGAGACTGAGTCATGTGAACAAGGACTACTCTGTGTGTCCCTCCTACCCCCCTGCTGTTATTGTCCCTCACTCCATAGACGATGAGACATTGGTGAAGGTGGCCAAGTTCAGACAAGGGGGCCGCTTCCCTGTCCTCTGTTATTACCACAGGAAAAATGGCATG GTCATCATGCGCAGCAGCCAACCCCTGACAGGAGCCAATAGGAAGCGCTGCAGAGAGGATGAGCTCCTCCTCCAGGCAGTGATTGATGGCTCTGGGCTGGGTTACATCATTGACACCCGCTCCAACCAACAGGCTCAGCAGGCCAGGATGACAGGGGGCGGGTTTGAATCTAAATCTAGCTACAGTTGCTGGAAGAGACTGCACCGTCAACTGGaaag gggGAAGGTGCTCCAGGAAAGTCTGATAAAATTGGTGGAGGCTTGTGGGGATCACTCCCACAGTGTGGATCGCTGGCTAAGCAAGCTGGAGAACTCCAAATGGCTCTCTCACGTCCACACTGCCCTGGCCACAGCAGGCCTACTGGCAGAGTGTGTGGAGAG GGATGGCCACTCTGTTCTAGTCCATGGCTCAGAGGGCACAGACACCACCCTTCTGGTGAGCTCTTTGGCCCAGCTCATCCTGGACCCCAACACACGCACACTGGCCGGCTTCCTGGGCCTCCTAGAGAGGGAGTGGCTACTG GCAGGTCACCCGTTCCAGCAGCGCTGTGCCCACTCAGCCTACTCCCACGCCCGTCTGAGGCTGGAGGCTCCAGTGTTCGTGCTGCTGCTGGACTGTGTGTGGCAGCTGGCCCGACAGTTCCCTCTGGCCATGGGCTTCTCTGAGCCTCTGCTGCTGCGGCTGGCCATGGAGGTCTACGCCTCAGACTATGGCACATTCCTCTGCAACAGTGACCAGGAGAG GTGTGCTGCAGGGGTGAAGGAGAGAACCCACTGTCTGTTCCAGTTCCTCCTGAAGCCCAGTGAGAGGGAGCGTTACTCTAACCCCCTGTATGAGCCCACTGAGCTGGCCATCTGGCCCTCTGTTCAGCCACAGTCCCTGCAGCTCTGGAGAG GTCTGTTCCTGCGTTGGACCCAACATGCTGTGCACCTAGAGAAGGCTCAGGAGGAGTTGCGGAACCTTGTCATTGAGTGCCGTGGGGCAAGTTGA
- the zgc:154055 gene encoding myotubularin-related protein 9 isoform X4, which translates to MEFSEHIKTANVEDVVLRRPFHPPTQGTLCVTGHHLLFSNRDGDSSRLVLLLLRNIDAIEKRPSGSSGTITLKCKDLCVLQLDIPGMEECLNIARSIEHLSSLDIVSDMYPFFYRPLTLSLQDQWGLSSPEQNYAQMEELQDRWRLSHVNKDYSVCPSYPPAVIVPHSIDDETLVKVAKFRQGGRFPVLCYYHRKNGMVIMRSSQPLTGANRKRCREDELLLQAVIDGSGLGYIIDTRSNQQAQQARMTGGGFESKSSYSCWKRLHRQLERGKVLQESLIKLVEACGDHSHSVDRWLSKLENSKWLSHVHTALATAGLLAECVERDGHSVLVHGSEGTDTTLLVSSLAQLILDPNTRTLAGFLGLLEREWLLAGHPFQQRCAHSAYSHARLRLEAPVFVLLLDCVWQLARQFPLAMGFSEPLLLRLAMEVYASDYGTFLCNSDQERCAAGVKERTHCLFQFLLKPSERERYSNPLYEPTELAIWPSVQPQSLQLWRGLFLRWTQHAVHLEKAQEELRNLVIECRGAS; encoded by the exons ATGGAGTTTTCAGAGCACATAAAGACCGCGAACGTTGAAGATGTCGTTCTGAGACGGCCGTTTCATCCACCGACGCAAGGAACGTTATGCGTAACTGGCCACCACCTGCTCTTCTCTAACAGAGATGGAGACAGCTCGCGGCTGGTCTTGTTACTTCTCAGAAACATCGATGCCATAGAGAAAAG GCCTTCCGGGTCCTCTGGAACAATCACCCTCAAGTGTAAGGACCTGTGTGTTCTGCAGCTGGACATTCCAGGCATGGAGGAGTGCCTGAACATTGCCCGTTCCATTGAG catcTCTCTTCTCTGGACATTGTGTCCGATATGTATCCATTCTTCTACAGACCGCTTACACTCAGTCTGCAGGACCAGTGGGGCCTCTCATCGCCTGAACAGAACTACGCTCAAATGGAGGAGCTA CAGGACAGGTGGAGACTGAGTCATGTGAACAAGGACTACTCTGTGTGTCCCTCCTACCCCCCTGCTGTTATTGTCCCTCACTCCATAGACGATGAGACATTGGTGAAGGTGGCCAAGTTCAGACAAGGGGGCCGCTTCCCTGTCCTCTGTTATTACCACAGGAAAAATGGCATG GTCATCATGCGCAGCAGCCAACCCCTGACAGGAGCCAATAGGAAGCGCTGCAGAGAGGATGAGCTCCTCCTCCAGGCAGTGATTGATGGCTCTGGGCTGGGTTACATCATTGACACCCGCTCCAACCAACAGGCTCAGCAGGCCAGGATGACAGGGGGCGGGTTTGAATCTAAATCTAGCTACAGTTGCTGGAAGAGACTGCACCGTCAACTGGaaag gggGAAGGTGCTCCAGGAAAGTCTGATAAAATTGGTGGAGGCTTGTGGGGATCACTCCCACAGTGTGGATCGCTGGCTAAGCAAGCTGGAGAACTCCAAATGGCTCTCTCACGTCCACACTGCCCTGGCCACAGCAGGCCTACTGGCAGAGTGTGTGGAGAG GGATGGCCACTCTGTTCTAGTCCATGGCTCAGAGGGCACAGACACCACCCTTCTGGTGAGCTCTTTGGCCCAGCTCATCCTGGACCCCAACACACGCACACTGGCCGGCTTCCTGGGCCTCCTAGAGAGGGAGTGGCTACTG GCAGGTCACCCGTTCCAGCAGCGCTGTGCCCACTCAGCCTACTCCCACGCCCGTCTGAGGCTGGAGGCTCCAGTGTTCGTGCTGCTGCTGGACTGTGTGTGGCAGCTGGCCCGACAGTTCCCTCTGGCCATGGGCTTCTCTGAGCCTCTGCTGCTGCGGCTGGCCATGGAGGTCTACGCCTCAGACTATGGCACATTCCTCTGCAACAGTGACCAGGAGAG GTGTGCTGCAGGGGTGAAGGAGAGAACCCACTGTCTGTTCCAGTTCCTCCTGAAGCCCAGTGAGAGGGAGCGTTACTCTAACCCCCTGTATGAGCCCACTGAGCTGGCCATCTGGCCCTCTGTTCAGCCACAGTCCCTGCAGCTCTGGAGAG GTCTGTTCCTGCGTTGGACCCAACATGCTGTGCACCTAGAGAAGGCTCAGGAGGAGTTGCGGAACCTTGTCATTGAGTGCCGTGGGGCAAGTTGA
- the zgc:154055 gene encoding myotubularin-related protein 9 isoform X3, translating to MEFSEHIKTANVEDVVLRRPFHPPTQGTLCVTGHHLLFSNRDGDSSRLVLLLLRNIDAIEKSVENLLGYSSLFSSTGQSQRPSGSSGTITLKCKDLCVLQLDIPGMEECLNIARSIEHLSSLDIVSDMYPFFYRPLTLSLQDQWGLSSPEQNYAQMEELQDRWRLSHVNKDYSVCPSYPPAVIVPHSIDDETLVKVAKFRQGGRFPVLCYYHRKNGMVIMRSSQPLTGANRKRCREDELLLQAVIDGSGLGYIIDTRSNQQAQQARMTGGGFESKSSYSCWKRLHRQLERGKVLQESLIKLVEACGDHSHSVDRWLSKLENSKWLSHVHTALATAGLLAECVERDGHSVLVHGSEGTDTTLLVSSLAQLILDPNTRTLAGFLGLLEREWLLAGHPFQQRCAHSAYSHARLRLEAPVFVLLLDCVWQLARQFPLAMGFSEPLLLRLAMEVYASDYGTFLCNSDQERCAAGVKERTHCLFQFLLKPSERERYSNPLYEPTELAIWPSVQPQSLQLWRGLFLRWTQHAVHLEKAQEELRNLVIECRGAS from the exons ATGGAGTTTTCAGAGCACATAAAGACCGCGAACGTTGAAGATGTCGTTCTGAGACGGCCGTTTCATCCACCGACGCAAGGAACGTTATGCGTAACTGGCCACCACCTGCTCTTCTCTAACAGAGATGGAGACAGCTCGCGGCTGGTCTTGTTACTTCTCAGAAACATCGATGCCATAGAGAAAAG TGTGGAAAACCTGTTGGGCTATTCCAGCCTCTTCTCTAGTACAGGCCAGAGTCAAAG GCCTTCCGGGTCCTCTGGAACAATCACCCTCAAGTGTAAGGACCTGTGTGTTCTGCAGCTGGACATTCCAGGCATGGAGGAGTGCCTGAACATTGCCCGTTCCATTGAG catcTCTCTTCTCTGGACATTGTGTCCGATATGTATCCATTCTTCTACAGACCGCTTACACTCAGTCTGCAGGACCAGTGGGGCCTCTCATCGCCTGAACAGAACTACGCTCAAATGGAGGAGCTA CAGGACAGGTGGAGACTGAGTCATGTGAACAAGGACTACTCTGTGTGTCCCTCCTACCCCCCTGCTGTTATTGTCCCTCACTCCATAGACGATGAGACATTGGTGAAGGTGGCCAAGTTCAGACAAGGGGGCCGCTTCCCTGTCCTCTGTTATTACCACAGGAAAAATGGCATG GTCATCATGCGCAGCAGCCAACCCCTGACAGGAGCCAATAGGAAGCGCTGCAGAGAGGATGAGCTCCTCCTCCAGGCAGTGATTGATGGCTCTGGGCTGGGTTACATCATTGACACCCGCTCCAACCAACAGGCTCAGCAGGCCAGGATGACAGGGGGCGGGTTTGAATCTAAATCTAGCTACAGTTGCTGGAAGAGACTGCACCGTCAACTGGaaag gggGAAGGTGCTCCAGGAAAGTCTGATAAAATTGGTGGAGGCTTGTGGGGATCACTCCCACAGTGTGGATCGCTGGCTAAGCAAGCTGGAGAACTCCAAATGGCTCTCTCACGTCCACACTGCCCTGGCCACAGCAGGCCTACTGGCAGAGTGTGTGGAGAG GGATGGCCACTCTGTTCTAGTCCATGGCTCAGAGGGCACAGACACCACCCTTCTGGTGAGCTCTTTGGCCCAGCTCATCCTGGACCCCAACACACGCACACTGGCCGGCTTCCTGGGCCTCCTAGAGAGGGAGTGGCTACTG GCAGGTCACCCGTTCCAGCAGCGCTGTGCCCACTCAGCCTACTCCCACGCCCGTCTGAGGCTGGAGGCTCCAGTGTTCGTGCTGCTGCTGGACTGTGTGTGGCAGCTGGCCCGACAGTTCCCTCTGGCCATGGGCTTCTCTGAGCCTCTGCTGCTGCGGCTGGCCATGGAGGTCTACGCCTCAGACTATGGCACATTCCTCTGCAACAGTGACCAGGAGAG GTGTGCTGCAGGGGTGAAGGAGAGAACCCACTGTCTGTTCCAGTTCCTCCTGAAGCCCAGTGAGAGGGAGCGTTACTCTAACCCCCTGTATGAGCCCACTGAGCTGGCCATCTGGCCCTCTGTTCAGCCACAGTCCCTGCAGCTCTGGAGAG GTCTGTTCCTGCGTTGGACCCAACATGCTGTGCACCTAGAGAAGGCTCAGGAGGAGTTGCGGAACCTTGTCATTGAGTGCCGTGGGGCAAGTTGA